The genomic stretch TTCATGTACTGATTCAAATCGCGAAAATCGCTGACGCTCCAGGCGTGCGGCGGGATCTTTACACCATTCTCGCGCAAGGTTTTTGGAATCAGGTCGCCGTTCGGGCGAAGGATGATCGAGGACACGATCACGCCCGGGTAATCATTCAGCCGCTTCTTGAAGGCAGGTGTTGTCAGATCAGGTGTCGGAGGATTGCTTTTATGGGCCAATGGCCCGGTTCCCTTGATATCGGGTCCGTGGCACACGGCGCATCTCTGTGAGTAGAGATTCTTTCCGTTGAGGTTGTCCGCAAAGGAAGGGCCTGTTTGAGTGAGTAGCAAAATGGCCAGTAAAGAGAAGACTGATGTTTTCATTTTTATAGGTCGATATTGATGGGTTTTGACGATGAAACGCATCGTGCGCTTCTGAACATAATTTGAGTGACGGATAGCTACCCGCCGCTGTAATGAATGAGCAGGGCGATAAAAACCACAAAAGGTGTGTACAGCACCAAACCGCCGACGGCGAGTGCCCAGCCCCAGGCAAAACCGCTTTCACCCTTGAAACGGCCGCCACTCAGCAGGCGCAGCACGAAAACGCCAACCTTGTAAGCCAATACGTTGAACAGGAAGTCCACGATGAAATCCATTTTTGGTCCAGTGCCTCCCTGGGTGCTCATATTTTTACAATCTCTCTCACAGACCAATTCGTCATTGCTGTCATAGCAGATAACTCCCGCTTTTGGTCCACTTCGGGCGGTGCCGACCGGCAGTGTTGGGTTGTTTTCTTCTGTCTCGCGGCGGGCAGAAGATGGCCGATAGCAGTCCACACTCATTAGCCCTTTGCAGGCATTTAGTCACCCGACTTGCCAGCGCAATGCCACGGAACTTCTTGGAACGCCCCGCTGGTGGTCAGTATTGAGCCGAGCTCATAAATGAGTTGCCTATTGAGAGTGGCATTATCGGAGCACTGGTCGGCTTCTCCGAACGTGCTCCAAGAGTCGCTATCAATTCGAACAGTTCCAAACTTGCTTTCTAGATGGGAGTGGGATGCCCAAATGCCATGCTCAGTGGTGCTGACTGAGAACCCCAATGGCGCCAGTACCAGGCGGAGCGCCTCCTGGAACCCAATATCCGATGGCTGTGGATAGAACTCAATTAGCAGTTTGTTGCTGCCATAGCCTTGTCTAATCGCGAAAGCGTACATGACCGTCCTCTTGAAGTATTTCGAGCACGTTGCACCGTCTGGAGTGAAAAAAAGGGGCATGATTTGTTATTTGAAAAAAAGCCAGTTCCCTTTTAAGTGCTTATTCCGACTCACTCAGCACGCTGTGCCCCAAACAGAACGGGAACCGCATCCAGAAAATGAAATAACTCGGGCACCTTGGTGTTCAAGCTTCGCGAACCATCATCTTCCTCACTGATTGCGAAGTTGCCACTTTCGAGCTGATCAACCAGCCATTCCATAAACGTAGCGACGGAGGTAGCCACAACGTATTTATCCTCTTCGTCACTGCCAAAGTTGATGACCTGACCCACGGTTCCGCGCGCTCCTGGGTCCAGATCAACGCCGAGATGGTTGCCACAGTAGTCGTAGGCGAAGGGAATCCAGTATCGGTTGGCGTACAACGCCTGGACAGCGTCGGGCGTTCCAGACGTGCAGAAGGCGCTCCCCTCGGTCATTTCCTCGGGCGACCACTCATCGATAATGTCTTTCCAGGATTCCCAATTCTCCCTGGCCTTTGCCAGCGACAGAAACTCAAGACCATAGAAAAGGCCTGAATTCGTAGCACCGCGTTGCCCGTCATGCCACTTGTAGAGATCCTTCAGGCTGTCTGGAAAAGGCCTGCCAACCAGGCTTTCGAACTCGGCGATTGCAGCGTCCGAACATCCCGGCGCCAAATCTTCACGTATTTCAGGAATATTGGTTTCCAACCATTTTTCAAGTCGTTCCATCACTGCTTTCATTGAAGCTTCCCGGCATAAAAACGTGCACGCTAACGTAGCTTGAGGCTTTGTGAAAGGCCGGAACATCCATCGGATGCCCGGGCAATTCCTCGTGCTCCGTCAAATGCTCAACAACGCTTTGGCGAATTGACTGACCTGCTCAGGCGTCACTAAAAAAGAGCCATTCATCTGCCAATCGCAGGCGTCATCGGACGTGGAGCCCAGGTACACACGCAAGTAAATGAACCCGGGAAAGAATGGGTCCAAAGTGGCGGACAAAGAAAAGTCCTGGCTTTCAGAAAGCCAATCTTGATCGACCCCCACCTTAATCTGCGCAACCGACGCAAAAAACGCGTCAAGCGGCTGCTGGATATCCGCAGAAAATTTCTCCGACGTTATTTCTGCCTGCATCGCAGTGCCAGTGAGGCGAACCTGAATACAGCCCGACCGACCGCGTGGGCATGGCAGGATGGTCATCGTCAGCCCATCGTGTTGACTTAATTCTGCTGGCATTGCTTCTCCGTTATTGCCGTTCAATCCAGGATTTTACTGAGCATACTTTCCTTGGAATTCGTGAACTCGCTTGCTGAAAAGTAAATAGTGAGCGCCGCGCGCCAGAAGCACTGCAGCAGCAATCAAGACAGCGCTCATATAGATGCTGCTATCGCTGATTTCTATGGCAGCGCCGAGAGAGCCCTGAGCCGCAATGGCGCAGATGATCGCCAGAATATTGCAAGCAATCACACTTCCGTAGAAAGCAAAAAGCGAAACAGTCAATGAAAATGCGACATAGCCCAGATTGTTTGGTGTAGGCCCAAACAGGATTGGCCATACAGAATAGGCGACATACAAAGTGATAATGAGCGCAAGAAAGGCGGGTGGCTTTTTCATGTCTGGATTAGCTTTCGTCCGAGTTGAAGGCTGGCAAAAAACGCCGGAATACTAGCCATATTTTCAGCCGCTGTCGTTACGCGTTCCAACCGATCTTGTTCCAGAACGCCTCGTCCGATACCTGTCAATTGAAGGGCGCTCACGCTATCGTGGCTCCGAACAATCAACCAAAAGGCTACAACAGGATGAAGCCCCTGGACCTGACGCGTTTCGACCTCAACCTGTTGGTGGTGCTCGAGGCGCTTTGGGCCGAAAGACATGTCGGTCGCGCCGCCGAACGATTGCATCTGTCCCAGTCCGCCACCAGCCACGCCTTGTCGAGGTTGCGTACCGCTTTCGATGATCAGCTGTTTATCCGTCACCCCCGAGGCATTGCCCCGACGCCGCTGGCCACGGAGCTAATGCCGAGAGTCGCGGCGGTGCTTGAGTCGGTCAGGCTTGTCGCCAGTCCTCGTGGCTCGTTCGATCCCAGCCGTTTACAAACCGAACTCAACGTGGCGGCCACCGATCACGCGGTGTTGACCGTCATTGCCCCGGCACTGGCCCGGATTCAGGCCGCCGCGCCCGACGTGGTGCTGAAACTCAGGCCGGCCGATGGCGAATCCGCTCTGCGCCAACTGGACGCCGGCGAGCTGGACATTGTGCTGGGCTCGGGTTCTTTCGCCCAGATTCCACAACGTTTTGATTGTCAGCTCGTCCATCAGGAACGTTTCGTCGGCATCGCGCGCAAGGGCCACCCGGCGCTGGTCAAGCGCGGCAAGAAGTTGCACATGGAACTGGATGACTTCGTGCGCCTGCCGCACATCTTGGTTTCGCCACGCGGCGATGCTCGGGGCGCCGTCGACGAGGCGCTGGAGAGCCTCGGTCGGACTCGCAAGGTGAGCGTCACTTGCCCGAGTTTTCTGGCCGTTCCGTTCATGATCGGCGCGTCGCAATCCATCGCCGTGGTGGCCGAGCGCGTCGCCTTGCAGTTGCAAGAAACCGCACAACTGAGCCTGTTCGAACTGCCCTTGGCGCTCCCCACCTGGGAGGTGCTCGTTGTTCGAGCACGAGGGCGCGCCAACGAGCCCGCCATCGAGTGGATCACGAACATGATGATCGCCGACTGAGGCTTTATGAATCTGGTGCATCAACAGGCTGTGTAAAAGCCATTGGATCGCCTGCGTCGGTCTTCCTAGAGTTCGGTTGTCGTTCATTCAACCCGCCAGGAATACCCCATGCGCACAGAGCCCACTTTGGTCATGATCCCGTGCTTCGCCGGGGCCCCGTGGCAACTGAACCAGTTGACCCACTTGCAGCACCGACCCATGCGTACCCTGCGTTTGCCGGACGACGTG from Pseudomonas allokribbensis encodes the following:
- a CDS encoding c-type cytochrome codes for the protein MKTSVFSLLAILLLTQTGPSFADNLNGKNLYSQRCAVCHGPDIKGTGPLAHKSNPPTPDLTTPAFKKRLNDYPGVIVSSIILRPNGDLIPKTLRENGVKIPPHAWSVSDFRDLNQYMNDVISKKQH
- a CDS encoding SMI1/KNR4 family protein, whose product is MKAVMERLEKWLETNIPEIREDLAPGCSDAAIAEFESLVGRPFPDSLKDLYKWHDGQRGATNSGLFYGLEFLSLAKARENWESWKDIIDEWSPEEMTEGSAFCTSGTPDAVQALYANRYWIPFAYDYCGNHLGVDLDPGARGTVGQVINFGSDEEDKYVVATSVATFMEWLVDQLESGNFAISEEDDGSRSLNTKVPELFHFLDAVPVLFGAQRAE
- a CDS encoding LysR family transcriptional regulator produces the protein MKPLDLTRFDLNLLVVLEALWAERHVGRAAERLHLSQSATSHALSRLRTAFDDQLFIRHPRGIAPTPLATELMPRVAAVLESVRLVASPRGSFDPSRLQTELNVAATDHAVLTVIAPALARIQAAAPDVVLKLRPADGESALRQLDAGELDIVLGSGSFAQIPQRFDCQLVHQERFVGIARKGHPALVKRGKKLHMELDDFVRLPHILVSPRGDARGAVDEALESLGRTRKVSVTCPSFLAVPFMIGASQSIAVVAERVALQLQETAQLSLFELPLALPTWEVLVVRARGRANEPAIEWITNMMIAD